The following proteins are co-located in the Silene latifolia isolate original U9 population chromosome 1, ASM4854445v1, whole genome shotgun sequence genome:
- the LOC141587516 gene encoding uncharacterized protein LOC141587516 has product TTTRHHIDFTPLLTHLTTTPPNSPLTSTELTLANTYRSLPSHHWHSLLKSLISSSSSSSSDFALAYALVSFLQRHSLCYSYNLLYSILINALGSSDRLYEAFLLSHHQPLSPFTYNALIAACARNDDLDKALHLLTKMRQDGFPPDHVNYSLIFQSIARTNNCDTSVLSKVYSEIEDDGIELDAQLFNDIIVGFAKAGDVDRALYFLSVMQGNGLSAKTATLVSVITSLGNLGRFEEAEGLFEELKEGGMKPRTRAYNAVLKAYVKAGMLKDAEAIVEEMERFGVLPDEHTYSFLIDVYTNAGRWESARILLKEMEESNVGPTSFVFSRILASYRDKGDWQKAFQVLKEMRSCGVKPDRYFYNVMIDAFGKHNCLDHAMDTFERMRLDGIEPDNCTWNTLISCHFKCGRHDRAEELFKEMQESGCMPCITTYNIMINCYGEQEKWDEVKVLLAKMKGQGLFANVVTYTTLIDMYGKSGRFNDAVECLEDMKARGLKPSEAMYNALINAYAQRGLSDQALNAFRLMRADDLKPSILALNSLINAFGEDRRDAEAFSVLQYIKENDLKPDVVTYTTLMKALIRVDKFDEVPAVYEEMLSSGCSPDRKARSMLRSALKYMKRMLKS; this is encoded by the exons accaccacacGCCACCACATCGACTTCACCCCACTCCTAACCCACCTAACCACCACACCCCCCAACTCCCCCCTCACCTCAACCGAACTCACTCTCGCCAACACCTACCGCTCCCTCCCTTCCCACCATTGGCACTCCCTCCTCAAATCCctcatctcctcctcctcctcctcctcatccgaTTTCGCTCTCGCTTACGCACTCGTCTCATTCCTCCAACGCCACAGCCTCTGCTACTCCTACAATCTCCTCTACTCCATCCTAATCAACGCCTTAGGCTCCTCCGACCGCCTTTACGAAGCATTCCTCCTCTCCCACCACCAACCCCTCTCGCCTTTCACTTACAACGCGCTTATCGCGGCCTGCGCGCGCAATGATGACCTCGATAAAGCCCTACATTTGCTCACTAAAATGCGTCAAGACGGTTTCCCGCCTGATCATGTTAATTACAGTTTAATTTTTCAATCAATTGCTAGGACTAATAACTGTGACACCTCCGTGTTATCTAAAGTGTATAGCGAGATTGAGGATGATGGAATTGAGCTTGATGCACAGTTGTTTAATGATATTATTGTCGGGTTTGCGAAAGCTGGGGATGTCGATAGGGCGTTGTATTTTCTTTCTGTTATGCAAGGGAATGGGTTGAGTGCTAAGACGGCGACGTTGGTGTCGGTTATTACTTCGTTAGGGAATTTAGGAAGGTTTGAGGAGGCTGAAGGGTTGTTTGAGGAGTTGAAGGAAGGTGGGATGAAGCCTAGGACTAGAGCTTATAACGCGGTTTTGAAGGCGTATGTGAAGGCGGGAATGTTGAAGGATGCTGAGGCGATTGTTGAGGAGATGGAGAGGTTTGGGGTGTTGCCTGATGAGCATACTTATAGTTTTTTGATTGATGTGTATACCAATGCTGGGAGGTGGGAGAGTGCTAGGATTTTGTTGAAGGAGATGGAGGAAAGTAATGTGGGACCGACTTCTTTCGTGTTTAGTAGGATTTTGGCTAGTTATCGCGATAAAGGGGATTGGCAGAAGGCGTTTCAGGTGTTGAAGGAGATGAGGAGTTGTGGGGTTAAGCCTGATAGGTATTTTTATAATGTTATGATTGACGCGTTTGGGAAACATAATTGTCTTGATCATGCTATGGATACGTTTGAGAGGATGAGGTTGGATGGGATTGAGCCGGATAATTGTACGTGGAATACGTTGATTAGTTGTCATTTTAAGTGTGGAAGGCACGATAGGGCCGAGGAGTTGTTCAAGGAGATGCAAGAGAGTGGTTGTATGCCTTGTATAACGACGTATAATATTATGATTAATTGTTACGGTGAGCAGGAGAAGTGGGATGAGGTTAAGGTGTTGTTGGCAAAAATGAAGGGTCAGGGATTGTTTGCTAATGTCGTGACATATACGACTCTTATTGATATGTATGGGAAATCGGGGAGATTTAATGATGCGGTTGAGTGTTTGGAGGACATGAAGGCTCGTGGTTTGAAACCTTCAGAGGCCATGTACAATGCCTTGATCAATGCCTATGCGCAAAGG GGTTTATCGGATCAGGCATTAAATGCATTCAGACTCATGAGAGCAGATGACCTGAAGCCGAGTATTTTAGCGCTTAATTCATTGATTAATGCATTTGGTGAAGATAGAAGAGATGCAGAAGCATTTTCTGTCTTACAGTATATAAAGGAAAat GACTTGAAACCAGATGTGGTTACATATACAACCCTTATGAAGGCTTTAATTCGTGTTGACAAGtttgatgag